The proteins below are encoded in one region of Fibrella aestuarina BUZ 2:
- a CDS encoding 4-hydroxyproline epimerase: MAEYHFFCIDAHTCGNPVRVVTGGSIPFLQGASMSEKRQHFLREFDWIRTGLMFEPRGHDMMSGSILYPPIDPANDAGVLFIETSGCLPMCGHGTIGTVTVAIERNLIRPKTPGVLLLEVPAGLVRAEYVMDGSKVTSVKITNIKSYLAAENLTVDCPDLGTLTVDVAYGGNFYAIVDPQPNFPGLEHYNAEQLIGWARVMRQRMNEQYTFVHPENPTINGLSHILWTGKPLLDSSTARNAVFYGDKAIDRSPCGTGTSARMAQRYAKGLLKPGDVFVHESIIGSIFNGRIEAETELAGQPAIVPSIEGWARIHGYNHLILDEADPYVHGFQVI; encoded by the coding sequence ATGGCTGAATACCACTTTTTCTGCATCGATGCGCACACCTGTGGCAACCCCGTGCGGGTAGTCACGGGTGGGAGCATTCCCTTTTTGCAGGGTGCTTCGATGAGCGAAAAACGGCAGCATTTCCTGCGCGAATTCGACTGGATTCGGACGGGGCTGATGTTTGAGCCGCGCGGCCACGACATGATGTCGGGCAGTATTCTGTACCCACCCATCGACCCGGCCAACGACGCGGGCGTGCTGTTTATCGAAACGTCGGGTTGCCTGCCCATGTGCGGCCACGGCACCATCGGCACGGTCACGGTAGCGATCGAGCGCAACCTGATCCGGCCCAAAACGCCGGGCGTGCTGCTGCTGGAAGTCCCCGCCGGGCTCGTCCGGGCCGAATATGTGATGGATGGCTCCAAAGTGACGTCGGTGAAGATCACGAACATCAAGTCGTACCTCGCCGCCGAAAACCTGACCGTTGACTGCCCCGATCTGGGTACGTTGACCGTCGACGTGGCCTACGGAGGAAACTTCTACGCCATCGTTGATCCGCAGCCCAATTTCCCCGGCCTGGAACACTACAACGCCGAGCAACTGATTGGCTGGGCGCGGGTGATGCGGCAACGGATGAACGAGCAATACACGTTTGTGCATCCCGAGAACCCGACGATCAACGGTCTGAGCCATATCCTGTGGACTGGCAAACCGCTGCTGGACAGCTCGACCGCCCGCAATGCCGTGTTTTACGGCGACAAGGCCATCGACCGCTCGCCCTGCGGCACAGGTACGTCGGCGCGGATGGCCCAACGCTACGCCAAAGGCCTGCTAAAACCGGGCGACGTGTTCGTGCACGAAAGCATCATCGGCTCCATTTTCAACGGCCGCATCGAAGCCGAAACCGAACTGGCGGGCCAACCGGCCATTGTACCGAGCATTGAAGGCTGGGCGCGGATTCATGGCTACAACCACCTGATTCTGGACGAAGCCGACCCCTACGTACATGGGTTTCAGGTTATTTAA
- a CDS encoding NAD(P)/FAD-dependent oxidoreductase, whose protein sequence is MHIGIVGGGIIGLCSAYYLHKAGHTVTLFDQNPIADGCSFGNAGMIVPSHIIPLAQPGMIAKGMRWMLKSTSPFYVKPRLNLDLARWGWLFYRHANDAHVQRSIPVLRDLSLLSKTLYQDLAANGDLEFEWQERGLFMLYKTAAAEHEMAEEADVANQAGIEAVQLNGQQVQDREPNTRVDVRGGVFYPGDAHLNPNELISSLVTYLRREGVTLVENATVTGFGKTGTHIRSVQTAQGTYEVDKVVIAGGAWSPELARQLGLDLSLQGGKGYSFMVRNLVNNVRIPAIMLEARATATPMGADLRFAGTLEVAGTDMTVNMSRVRGIVQSINNYYPDIPVDLPPVERVWRGLRPCSPDGLPYIGRTNRYDNVVLATGHGMMGLSLGPATGKLVSEVAADSVNSLDISAFSPDRF, encoded by the coding sequence ATGCACATTGGTATCGTAGGTGGCGGTATTATCGGGCTGTGTTCGGCCTATTACCTGCACAAAGCCGGGCATACGGTGACGCTGTTTGACCAGAACCCCATTGCTGATGGTTGTTCCTTTGGCAACGCCGGCATGATCGTGCCCAGCCACATTATTCCGCTGGCGCAGCCGGGCATGATTGCCAAGGGCATGCGCTGGATGCTTAAATCGACCAGCCCGTTCTACGTCAAACCCCGCCTGAACCTCGATCTGGCCCGGTGGGGCTGGCTGTTTTATCGCCACGCCAACGATGCCCACGTGCAGCGGTCCATTCCGGTACTGCGCGACCTGAGCCTGCTGAGCAAAACGCTGTATCAGGACCTGGCCGCCAACGGCGATCTGGAATTCGAATGGCAGGAACGGGGCCTGTTTATGCTGTACAAAACCGCCGCCGCCGAGCACGAAATGGCCGAGGAAGCCGACGTAGCCAACCAGGCGGGCATCGAGGCGGTGCAGCTCAACGGGCAGCAGGTGCAGGACCGGGAACCCAACACCCGCGTCGACGTGCGGGGCGGTGTCTTTTACCCCGGCGACGCCCACCTCAATCCCAACGAGCTGATCAGCTCGTTGGTCACGTACCTGCGGCGCGAAGGCGTCACGCTCGTCGAAAACGCCACCGTCACCGGCTTCGGCAAGACAGGGACTCACATCCGGTCGGTCCAGACGGCGCAGGGCACCTACGAGGTCGACAAGGTGGTGATCGCGGGCGGCGCGTGGTCGCCTGAACTCGCCCGACAACTGGGCCTCGACCTGTCGTTGCAGGGCGGCAAGGGCTATAGTTTCATGGTCCGCAACCTGGTCAACAACGTGCGTATTCCGGCGATCATGCTGGAAGCGCGCGCCACCGCCACCCCGATGGGCGCCGACCTTCGTTTTGCGGGCACACTCGAAGTGGCTGGTACCGACATGACCGTCAACATGAGCCGGGTGCGCGGCATCGTGCAGTCGATCAATAATTATTACCCCGATATTCCGGTCGATCTGCCACCGGTGGAGCGCGTTTGGCGGGGGCTGCGTCCCTGCTCGCCCGATGGTTTGCCGTATATTGGCCGCACCAACCGGTACGACAACGTGGTGCTCGCCACGGGGCACGGGATGATGGGCCTGAGTCTGGGGCCGGCTACGGGCAAACTGGTGAGTGAGGTAGCCGCCGACAGCGTCAACAGCCTGGACATTTCCGCCTTCAGCCCGGACCGGTTTTAA